Proteins from a single region of Segatella copri:
- a CDS encoding hybrid sensor histidine kinase/response regulator transcription factor: MKRKLHLIIYVAIIVLLTGCAQRPRKYVIGVSQCSEDIWRDKLNDELKMGEYLNDSLIVKLASSNDDNVLQNKQINQFVDEGVDLLIVSPNQLSAISKAVERAYDKGIPVILYDRKTNSDKYTAFIGCDNYTIGKSMGTFIAQQLQGEGRIVEISGLEGSSPALERHRGFMDAIKPYPGLQVVASEGGNWKEEGGIQAMKRILQQTQDFDYVFAHNDRLAWGAYVAARQMRVKRNYKYTGVDGMATEGGGLELVRDGIFEASYLYPTKGDEVIALAMKILKHQPYERDNYLSTSIITQANAALTLMEARDAERQARNLKALHKQVDQYLSDYNSQKIMLIGLCLFLFVCLAAAALIFRGYLIKVKLNETLAKTNGELKRLNVELGEKNEELKRLNEEVLELTHSRLVFFTNISHELRTPLTLIADPVEMLLEDTGIKGKSRELLKMVQRNALALQQLVSNILDFRKIQNGKMELKLYRFDIVKTLTMWVGDFQLTAERKQIRLHLDVDDLKGSHEMIADQEKISRIVFNLLSNALKYTPAGGEIFVSLKDEGANLRLDVRDTGKGISQDEADKIFERFFQAKGAASGTGIGLALVKSFVELHHGEARVESEPGKGSDFIVVIPREQEGDSQVIHNGVDIVDNSANASASDGKNVVDESVLQYIDDGDRSRGKVQQLVSENTNRPTVLVIDDNTDIRQYERTLLQDEYIVLEAADGKEGLSVAMKEVPDLVICDVMMPVMDGLEFTEQLKTNTATSHIPVIMLTAKNLEEHRAEGYEHGADSYITKPFHSKVLLARIENLLRQRQLLKNLYQGTKEAEKEISEAHLEDRDKQFLKQLQAIIQKNLSYSEFGVEDMGQQIGLSRVQLYRKVKAMTGSSVVDLLRKARLAKARRLLETRSMSVSEVAYEVGFSAPSYFTKCFKDEYGMLPGDVGNVLGNN, encoded by the coding sequence ATGAAACGAAAATTACACCTTATTATATATGTAGCGATCATCGTGTTGCTGACCGGTTGTGCTCAGCGGCCTAGGAAGTATGTCATTGGCGTATCCCAGTGTTCGGAAGATATCTGGCGTGATAAACTGAATGATGAACTCAAGATGGGCGAATATCTCAACGATTCGCTTATCGTGAAACTGGCTTCTTCCAACGATGATAATGTGTTGCAGAATAAGCAAATTAACCAGTTTGTCGATGAGGGCGTAGATCTGCTTATCGTATCTCCTAATCAGCTGAGTGCTATATCCAAGGCAGTAGAGCGTGCTTACGATAAAGGTATTCCTGTGATTCTCTATGACAGGAAGACCAATTCTGATAAGTATACGGCATTTATCGGCTGCGATAACTATACGATAGGTAAGTCGATGGGCACTTTTATCGCCCAGCAGCTTCAGGGAGAGGGTCGCATCGTTGAAATCAGTGGCTTAGAGGGATCTTCGCCTGCTTTGGAGCGCCATCGTGGTTTTATGGATGCTATCAAGCCTTATCCAGGGTTACAGGTTGTAGCCTCGGAGGGAGGAAACTGGAAAGAAGAGGGTGGAATCCAGGCGATGAAACGCATATTGCAACAGACACAGGACTTTGATTATGTCTTTGCCCATAATGACCGTCTTGCCTGGGGAGCTTATGTGGCTGCCCGCCAGATGAGGGTAAAGCGTAACTATAAGTATACCGGAGTAGACGGCATGGCTACCGAAGGTGGTGGTTTGGAACTTGTGCGCGATGGTATTTTCGAAGCCTCTTATCTTTATCCTACCAAGGGTGACGAGGTTATAGCGCTTGCCATGAAGATATTGAAGCATCAGCCTTATGAACGCGACAATTATCTGAGCACTTCTATCATAACCCAGGCAAATGCTGCCCTTACATTGATGGAGGCTAGAGATGCCGAGCGCCAGGCGCGAAATCTGAAGGCTTTGCATAAGCAGGTAGATCAGTATCTGTCTGATTATAACTCACAGAAAATCATGCTCATAGGTCTGTGTCTGTTCCTCTTTGTTTGCCTTGCAGCTGCGGCTTTAATTTTCAGAGGTTATCTGATAAAGGTGAAACTGAACGAAACATTGGCTAAGACAAATGGCGAACTGAAGCGACTGAATGTAGAATTGGGTGAAAAGAATGAAGAATTGAAACGATTGAATGAGGAGGTCTTGGAACTCACTCATTCCCGTCTGGTATTCTTTACCAATATCAGTCATGAACTTCGCACGCCTTTAACCCTGATAGCCGACCCGGTAGAGATGCTGCTCGAAGATACCGGCATCAAGGGCAAGAGCCGCGAACTCTTGAAGATGGTGCAGCGTAACGCACTTGCCCTCCAACAGTTGGTAAGTAACATTCTTGATTTCCGTAAGATTCAGAATGGCAAGATGGAGTTGAAACTCTATCGCTTCGACATTGTGAAGACCTTGACGATGTGGGTGGGCGACTTCCAGCTTACTGCCGAGCGCAAGCAGATCAGACTGCATCTGGATGTTGATGACTTGAAAGGTAGCCATGAAATGATTGCCGATCAGGAGAAGATTTCCCGTATCGTGTTCAATCTGTTGAGCAATGCCTTGAAATATACGCCTGCTGGTGGCGAAATCTTTGTTTCGTTGAAAGATGAAGGTGCCAATCTACGTCTTGACGTGAGAGATACGGGCAAGGGAATCTCGCAGGATGAGGCTGATAAGATCTTTGAACGCTTCTTCCAGGCCAAGGGTGCTGCCAGCGGTACGGGTATCGGTCTGGCTCTGGTGAAATCATTTGTAGAGTTGCATCATGGTGAGGCTAGGGTAGAAAGTGAACCGGGAAAGGGCTCTGATTTTATCGTTGTCATTCCTCGTGAGCAGGAGGGTGATTCACAAGTTATCCACAATGGTGTGGATATTGTGGATAACTCTGCAAATGCTTCTGCGTCAGATGGTAAGAATGTGGTAGATGAATCTGTTTTGCAATATATTGACGATGGAGACAGAAGTCGTGGAAAAGTTCAGCAGTTGGTAAGCGAGAATACCAATCGTCCTACTGTTCTGGTTATTGATGATAATACCGATATCCGTCAGTATGAGCGTACTCTTTTGCAGGATGAGTATATTGTTCTTGAGGCCGCCGATGGTAAAGAGGGATTATCCGTTGCCATGAAAGAGGTGCCTGACTTGGTGATTTGCGATGTGATGATGCCTGTTATGGACGGTTTGGAGTTTACTGAACAGCTGAAGACAAATACGGCTACCTCTCATATCCCTGTTATTATGCTCACGGCGAAGAACCTGGAGGAGCATCGCGCCGAGGGTTATGAGCATGGAGCTGATTCCTATATTACCAAACCATTCCATAGCAAGGTGCTTCTCGCCCGTATCGAGAATCTCTTGCGACAGCGTCAGCTTCTGAAGAATCTTTATCAAGGTACTAAAGAGGCTGAGAAGGAGATTTCTGAGGCTCATCTGGAAGATCGTGACAAGCAGTTCCTCAAGCAGCTTCAAGCCATTATCCAGAAGAATCTTTCTTATAGCGAGTTTGGAGTTGAGGATATGGGACAGCAGATTGGCTTAAGCCGTGTGCAGCTCTATCGCAAGGTGAAGGCGATGACAGGCTCTTCTGTTGTTGACTTACTCCGTAAGGCTCGCCTTGCCAAAGCTAGGCGTTTGCTCGAAACCCGTAGCATGAGTGTCTCTGAAGTAGCCTATGAAGTGGGCTTCTCAGCGCCGTCTTACTTCACAAAATGTTTCAAGGATGAGTATGGTATGTTACCTGGTGATGTAGGTAATGTTTTGGGAAATAACTAG
- a CDS encoding aspartate ammonia-lyase has translation MAEEKKFRVESDLLGELKVPAEALYGVQTQRGINNYHISRKTMRDYPDFIIAIAYVKLAAIETNHTLGVINDEISGAIGQACREIIDGKWHENFPIDMVQGGAGTSVNMNANEVIANRALEIMGHEKADYQFCSPNDHCNCGQSTNDVYPTSIRLALIRMNTHLVGALTGLISAFRYKADEYADVIKMGRTQLQDAVPMSFGQEFNAYANNLEEEILNLERNVKLLHEINMGGTAIGTGLNAVPGFAKLCAANLSKLTGENFETATDLVEATPDTGAYVSYSSALKRLAIKLSKICNDLRLMASGPRCGLNEINLPPKAPGSSIMPGKVNPVIPEVTNQVCFKVIGNDATVSFAAEAGQLELNVMEPIITESLFESLTWLKNAIETLTSECILGITVNKERCYEMVKNSIGIVTALNPIIGYKKSTKVAKEAHATGRSVYDIVIEQGIMSKEELDKALDPKEMLQSHKFTLK, from the coding sequence ATGGCTGAAGAGAAAAAATTTAGAGTAGAGTCAGACCTTTTAGGTGAACTCAAAGTTCCTGCTGAAGCACTTTATGGTGTACAGACACAGCGCGGTATTAACAACTATCACATTTCACGCAAGACGATGCGCGACTATCCTGATTTCATTATCGCCATCGCTTACGTAAAGTTGGCTGCCATCGAAACCAACCATACCCTCGGTGTTATCAACGATGAGATTTCAGGGGCAATCGGTCAGGCTTGCCGCGAAATCATCGACGGTAAATGGCATGAGAACTTCCCTATCGACATGGTACAGGGTGGTGCAGGTACATCTGTCAACATGAATGCCAACGAGGTTATCGCCAACCGTGCACTCGAAATCATGGGACATGAAAAGGCTGATTATCAGTTCTGTTCTCCTAATGATCATTGCAACTGCGGCCAGAGTACAAACGATGTATATCCTACTTCTATCCGTCTGGCTTTGATCCGTATGAATACTCATCTGGTAGGTGCTCTGACAGGTTTGATCAGCGCATTCCGCTATAAGGCTGACGAATATGCTGATGTCATCAAGATGGGCCGTACCCAGTTGCAGGACGCTGTTCCTATGTCTTTCGGTCAGGAGTTCAACGCATACGCCAACAATCTGGAAGAGGAAATCCTCAACCTGGAGCGCAACGTGAAACTCTTACACGAGATCAATATGGGTGGTACAGCCATCGGTACAGGACTGAATGCCGTTCCTGGCTTCGCTAAGCTCTGTGCTGCCAACCTCAGCAAACTGACAGGCGAGAACTTCGAAACAGCTACCGACCTGGTAGAGGCAACACCAGATACAGGTGCTTACGTAAGCTACTCTTCTGCTTTGAAGCGTCTGGCTATCAAGTTGTCTAAGATCTGTAACGACCTCCGTCTGATGGCTTCAGGTCCTCGTTGCGGTTTGAACGAAATCAACCTTCCTCCTAAGGCTCCAGGTTCTTCTATCATGCCAGGTAAGGTTAATCCAGTTATTCCAGAGGTAACCAACCAGGTTTGCTTCAAGGTAATAGGAAACGATGCAACTGTCAGCTTTGCTGCAGAGGCAGGCCAGTTGGAGTTGAACGTAATGGAACCTATCATCACAGAAAGTCTCTTCGAGAGTCTGACATGGTTGAAGAACGCCATCGAAACCCTGACTTCTGAGTGCATCCTCGGCATCACCGTAAACAAAGAGCGTTGCTACGAAATGGTAAAGAACAGTATCGGTATCGTTACCGCTCTGAACCCAATCATCGGTTACAAGAAGAGTACTAAAGTTGCTAAGGAAGCCCATGCTACTGGCCGCTCTGTATACGACATCGTTATTGAGCAGGGTATCATGAGTAAGGAAGAATTGGACAAGGCACTCGATCCAAAAGAGATGCTGCAGTCACACAAGTTCACCCTGAAATAA
- a CDS encoding helix-turn-helix domain-containing protein — MKQQQVYNLKEFAAKYQLKDIFGAYAAHIHTDVLNGNVLRDVASERTLFYKILLVKSGSVKFEVVLGTESAEDEKHQLTASDLLVASPKHVYKFTEISEDFEAECIFVDEEISNDLVYHLSDDKLKAALDIIHMIRDIVRHQHIYKVEMIQSMVNVLKLLVSELPYDSLLSTRDLRHKKNVYEIFLHLLYRNFKSERQIRFYADKLNVSSAYLSRMVKEISGTTVNDHITSLLYKEICNQLKQSDMTMGEIADYLHFNDQSALTNFFKTRAGMTPLAYRNQYN; from the coding sequence ATGAAGCAGCAACAAGTATATAACTTAAAAGAGTTTGCCGCTAAATACCAACTGAAGGACATATTTGGAGCCTATGCAGCTCATATTCATACAGATGTTTTAAATGGAAATGTCCTGAGAGATGTGGCGAGTGAACGAACGCTTTTTTACAAGATATTATTGGTAAAAAGCGGAAGTGTAAAGTTTGAAGTCGTCCTGGGAACTGAAAGTGCTGAGGATGAGAAACATCAGCTTACGGCAAGTGATTTGCTTGTCGCATCGCCTAAGCATGTTTATAAGTTTACCGAAATATCGGAAGATTTTGAGGCCGAATGTATTTTTGTTGATGAAGAGATTTCTAATGATCTGGTTTATCATCTTTCTGACGATAAACTCAAGGCGGCTCTTGATATCATTCATATGATTCGGGATATTGTGCGCCATCAGCATATTTATAAGGTAGAGATGATTCAGTCTATGGTGAATGTCTTGAAACTTCTGGTTTCGGAGTTGCCTTATGACAGCCTTTTGTCGACCCGAGACTTGCGCCATAAAAAGAATGTATACGAAATCTTTCTGCATTTGCTGTATCGCAATTTCAAGAGTGAGCGACAAATCCGATTTTATGCAGATAAACTGAATGTTTCTTCTGCTTATCTCTCCAGGATGGTAAAAGAAATATCGGGTACGACGGTCAATGATCATATTACCTCTCTTCTTTACAAAGAAATCTGTAATCAGCTGAAGCAGTCGGATATGACAATGGGTGAAATAGCTGATTATCTTCACTTTAACGACCAGAGTGCATTGACCAATTTCTTTAAAACAAGGGCTGGAATGACACCACTTGCTTATCGTAATCAATACAACTGA
- a CDS encoding LptF/LptG family permease, translating to MLRIKKLDIFIAKQFGLLFMGTFFICQFVLMMQFLWRYIDDLIGKGLTMDVMAQFFWYMGLMLVPQALPLAILLSSLMTFGNLGESSELTAIKAAGISLMQAFRSLIVITIIIMFGSFYFQNNVGPKSNMKLAQLLISMKQKSPELEIPEGIFYDGIPNCNLYVQKKDLKTGKLYGIMIYRMTDSYEDAAIILADSGMLQSTAEKKHLVLSLYSGEWFENMQSSALANTAAVPYRRETFVSKKIILDFDGDFSMTDAASLSGNAKGKSLEKINHDIDSLNQLYDSIGRIYLNEANVRFYGGVQRINKKDSLKEIKKGEKLNFDTLYNKLPQDKKLMAVNQAQSTVQQELSDLDFKAMSTSDADYMIRQHKIEAINKFTLALSCLIFFFIGAPLGAIIRKGGLGFPVVISVLVFIVFFILDNTGYRMSRSGMWAIWFGKGLAPAVLTPLAIFVTYKATNDSSVFNMDVYKELFMKLLGLRQKRHYFGKEVIITDPDYQTDAEKLERINQDITLYNKEHKLVHLPNFINVFFKYEPDHEIERINAELEEVIEDLTNTANKYILHDMNQYPVLSVKAHTRPFERKWLNIIAAIIFPVGTLLYLRMWRFRLRLFRDLKVVSQTNTDIIHRIKEQKK from the coding sequence ATGCTTAGAATTAAGAAATTAGACATATTTATTGCCAAGCAGTTTGGTCTCCTTTTCATGGGAACTTTCTTCATCTGCCAGTTTGTGCTGATGATGCAGTTCTTATGGAGATATATTGATGATCTCATCGGTAAGGGACTCACGATGGACGTGATGGCTCAATTTTTCTGGTACATGGGTCTGATGCTCGTACCACAGGCCCTGCCTTTGGCTATTCTCCTGTCTTCACTCATGACGTTCGGTAATCTCGGCGAGAGTTCGGAACTTACAGCCATCAAGGCTGCCGGCATTTCACTGATGCAAGCTTTCCGCTCACTCATTGTCATCACCATCATCATCATGTTTGGCTCATTCTATTTCCAGAACAATGTGGGACCTAAGTCGAACATGAAACTGGCACAACTTCTGATTTCCATGAAACAGAAAAGCCCGGAACTAGAAATTCCTGAAGGAATCTTCTATGATGGTATTCCAAACTGCAACCTTTATGTGCAGAAGAAGGATTTGAAAACCGGAAAGCTTTACGGCATCATGATTTACCGCATGACCGACAGCTATGAAGATGCCGCAATCATATTGGCAGACTCTGGCATGCTCCAGAGTACAGCAGAAAAGAAGCATCTTGTTCTGAGCCTCTACAGCGGAGAATGGTTTGAGAACATGCAAAGCAGCGCACTTGCCAATACTGCTGCCGTACCATACAGACGAGAGACTTTCGTTTCCAAGAAAATCATTCTCGACTTTGATGGAGACTTCAGTATGACCGATGCAGCTTCGCTTTCAGGAAATGCAAAGGGTAAAAGTCTGGAGAAAATCAACCACGACATCGATTCGCTCAACCAATTATATGATTCAATCGGAAGAATCTACCTGAACGAAGCCAACGTGAGATTCTATGGAGGTGTACAGCGCATCAACAAGAAGGACTCTCTCAAAGAAATCAAGAAGGGCGAAAAACTCAATTTCGACACCTTATATAATAAGTTGCCACAGGACAAGAAACTCATGGCGGTAAACCAGGCACAGTCTACCGTGCAACAGGAGCTTTCTGACCTTGATTTCAAAGCGATGTCAACGAGCGATGCAGACTACATGATAAGACAGCACAAGATTGAGGCGATCAACAAGTTCACCCTAGCCCTTTCGTGTCTCATCTTCTTCTTTATCGGAGCGCCATTAGGAGCCATCATCCGAAAAGGAGGACTGGGTTTCCCTGTCGTCATCTCCGTACTTGTATTCATCGTCTTCTTTATCCTCGACAATACAGGATACAGAATGTCAAGAAGCGGAATGTGGGCCATCTGGTTCGGAAAAGGTCTTGCACCGGCAGTATTAACACCTTTGGCTATCTTCGTAACCTATAAGGCAACCAATGACTCTTCCGTATTCAATATGGATGTTTACAAAGAGCTCTTCATGAAACTGCTCGGTTTACGACAGAAACGCCATTACTTCGGCAAGGAAGTTATCATCACCGACCCGGATTATCAGACGGATGCAGAGAAACTGGAAAGAATAAACCAAGACATCACCTTATATAACAAGGAACACAAACTGGTTCATCTTCCAAACTTCATCAATGTATTCTTCAAATACGAGCCTGATCATGAGATAGAAAGAATCAATGCAGAATTGGAAGAGGTGATAGAAGATTTGACCAACACCGCCAACAAGTATATCCTGCACGACATGAACCAATATCCGGTTCTTTCTGTCAAGGCACATACACGCCCATTCGAGCGGAAATGGCTCAACATCATTGCAGCCATCATTTTCCCAGTGGGCACACTGCTATATTTGAGAATGTGGCGATTCCGACTGCGCTTGTTCCGTGACCTCAAGGTCGTCAGTCAGACCAATACGGACATCATCCATCGGATTAAAGAACAGAAAAAGTAA